Proteins co-encoded in one Metabacillus sp. KUDC1714 genomic window:
- the leuB gene encoding 3-isopropylmalate dehydrogenase, translated as MKKTIALLPGDGIGKEVVDVTVDILKAIAEHFHHQFQFNYGLIGGDAIDQKGTPLPEETIAICKDSDAIILGAVGGPKWDQNPMELRPERGLLALRKELDLFANLRPIKTFESLLDSSPLKKEYVDGVDFVIVRELTGGLYFGKPSERIVHEGEDAVVDTLLYKRYEIERILVSAFEIASKRRKHVTSVDKANVLESSRVWREVAEEVAARYPDVTLEHMLVDNAAMQLIRSPKQFDVIVTENMFGDILSDEASMITGSLGLLSSASLSSSGLHLFEPVHGSAPDIAGKNIANPIATILSAAMMLRQSFGLEEEAKAIEKAVDNVLNAGNRTADLAEDGKAVSTKQIGEEIKNALGDDHAILNIMEAYS; from the coding sequence ATGAAAAAAACAATTGCATTATTACCGGGTGATGGAATTGGTAAAGAAGTTGTTGATGTAACAGTTGATATCTTAAAAGCTATTGCAGAACATTTTCATCATCAATTTCAATTTAACTATGGACTTATCGGTGGAGACGCAATCGATCAAAAAGGCACTCCACTACCAGAAGAAACTATTGCTATCTGTAAGGATTCCGATGCAATTATTTTAGGTGCTGTTGGTGGACCGAAATGGGACCAGAATCCTATGGAACTTAGACCAGAACGTGGACTATTAGCATTAAGGAAAGAACTTGATTTATTTGCAAATCTACGACCAATTAAAACATTTGAAAGTTTGTTAGACTCTTCCCCTTTAAAGAAAGAGTATGTTGATGGAGTAGATTTTGTAATCGTTCGAGAGCTAACAGGCGGATTATATTTCGGCAAGCCAAGTGAACGAATTGTTCATGAAGGTGAGGATGCTGTAGTAGATACTTTACTTTACAAGCGTTATGAAATCGAGCGAATCCTTGTTTCAGCATTTGAAATTGCCTCTAAGCGTCGCAAACATGTCACATCTGTTGATAAGGCGAACGTATTAGAATCAAGCCGAGTGTGGAGAGAAGTGGCAGAAGAGGTAGCTGCAAGATATCCAGATGTTACCCTAGAGCATATGCTTGTTGATAATGCAGCAATGCAGCTTATCCGCTCACCTAAACAGTTCGATGTTATTGTTACAGAGAATATGTTTGGTGACATATTAAGTGACGAAGCATCGATGATTACTGGTTCACTAGGATTGCTGTCTTCTGCAAGCTTATCTTCTAGTGGATTGCATTTATTTGAGCCAGTACACGGTTCTGCTCCAGACATTGCTGGGAAAAACATTGCGAATCCGATTGCAACTATTCTTTCTGCAGCAATGATGCTACGCCAATCATTTGGTTTAGAAGAAGAAGCAAAGGCAATTGAAAAGGCTGTTGATAATGTATTGAATGCTGGTAACAGAACAGCTGACCTTGCTGAAGATGGAAAGGCTGTTTCCACAAAGCAAATAGGTGAAGAGATTAAAAATGCACTTGGAGATGACCATGCAATCTTAAATATTATGGAAGCTTATTCATAA
- the ilvC gene encoding ketol-acid reductoisomerase produces the protein MTKVYYNGDVNEAALQGKTVAIIGYGSQGHAHALNLKESGVNVIVGVRQGGSFNKAVEDGHTVLSVAEAAEQGDLVMVLLPDEQQAKVYQEEIKPGLEAGNSLVFAHGFNVHFSQIVPPADVDVFLVAPKGPGHLVRRTYEEGAGVPALFAIYQDVTGNAKETALAYAKGVGSARAGVLETTFKEETETDLFGEQAVLCGGLTSLVKAGFETLVEAGYQPEVAYFECLHELKLIVDLMYEDGMAGMRYSISDTAQWGDFVSGPRVVDSSSKEAMKEVLKDIQTGKFAKEWILENQANRPQFNAINNNENEHQIEVVGKKLRAMMPFVKSKQNKKEAVSAKN, from the coding sequence ATGACAAAGGTATATTATAACGGAGACGTAAACGAAGCAGCATTACAAGGGAAAACAGTTGCAATTATTGGATATGGTTCACAAGGGCATGCGCACGCATTAAACTTAAAAGAAAGTGGAGTTAATGTCATTGTAGGTGTTCGTCAAGGTGGTTCTTTCAATAAAGCTGTTGAAGATGGTCATACAGTATTATCGGTTGCTGAGGCAGCAGAGCAAGGCGATTTAGTAATGGTATTACTACCAGATGAGCAACAAGCGAAAGTATATCAAGAAGAAATTAAACCAGGCTTAGAAGCTGGAAACTCTTTAGTATTTGCTCACGGATTTAACGTGCATTTCAGCCAAATCGTACCTCCAGCAGATGTTGACGTATTCTTAGTTGCACCAAAAGGTCCAGGACATTTAGTAAGAAGAACATATGAAGAAGGTGCTGGTGTACCTGCATTATTCGCTATCTACCAAGATGTAACTGGTAACGCAAAAGAAACTGCTTTAGCATATGCAAAAGGTGTTGGCTCAGCACGTGCGGGTGTATTAGAAACTACATTTAAAGAAGAAACTGAAACAGATTTATTTGGAGAGCAAGCAGTACTATGTGGTGGTTTAACTTCATTAGTAAAAGCTGGTTTCGAAACATTAGTAGAAGCTGGATACCAACCTGAGGTTGCTTACTTTGAATGTTTACATGAATTAAAATTAATCGTTGACTTAATGTATGAAGATGGTATGGCTGGAATGAGATATTCAATTTCTGATACTGCACAATGGGGTGACTTCGTTTCAGGACCACGCGTAGTAGACAGCAGTTCTAAAGAAGCGATGAAAGAAGTTCTTAAAGATATCCAAACAGGTAAATTTGCAAAAGAGTGGATCTTAGAAAACCAAGCTAATCGTCCACAGTTTAATGCAATCAATAACAACGAAAATGAACACCAAATTGAAGTTGTAGGTAAAAAGCTTCGTGCTATGATGCCGTTCGTAAAATCTAAACAAAATAAGAAAGAAGCTGTGAGTGCGAAAAATTAA
- the ilvN gene encoding acetolactate synthase small subunit — MKRIISLTVLNQTGVLNRITGLFSKRHFNIESITVGHAETEGVSRMTLVVNVQEEKEVEQITKQLNKQIDVIKVTDITAHSIVSRELALIKVMSTPATRMELQGLIQPFRASVIDVSRESVVVQVTGEPEKIEVLIDLLKPYGIKEIARTGTTAFTRGTQRSVKEVPISIV; from the coding sequence ATGAAAAGAATCATCTCATTAACAGTTCTTAATCAAACTGGAGTTTTAAATAGAATTACAGGTTTATTTTCAAAAAGACATTTCAATATTGAGAGCATAACAGTAGGTCATGCTGAAACAGAAGGTGTTTCACGAATGACACTTGTTGTAAATGTTCAAGAAGAAAAAGAAGTCGAGCAAATCACGAAGCAATTGAATAAGCAAATTGATGTGATTAAGGTTACTGATATTACAGCACATTCAATTGTATCAAGAGAGCTGGCGTTAATTAAAGTAATGTCCACTCCAGCGACAAGAATGGAGCTTCAAGGACTCATTCAACCATTCCGTGCTTCAGTCATTGATGTCAGCCGAGAAAGTGTTGTTGTTCAAGTAACAGGCGAACCTGAGAAAATTGAAGTTTTAATAGATTTATTGAAACCTTATGGAATCAAAGAAATTGCACGAACTGGAACCACAGCTTTCACTCGCGGAACTCAAAGATCTGTAAAAGAAGTTCCAATATCAATTGTATAA
- the ilvB gene encoding acetolactate synthase large subunit yields the protein MSTNVQLNSSTAKCTNTMSGSLMLIEALKQEKVEVIFGYPGGAVLPIYDSLYDSGMNHVLTRHEQGGIHAAEGYARISGKPGVVIATSGPGATNLVTGLTDAMIDSLPLVVFTGQVASSVIGSDAFQEADILGITTPITKHNYQVREVSELPRIIKEAFHIATTGRPGPVLIDIPKDIAIFEGEFSYDMPVNLPGYQPNSEPNYLQIRKLVEAVSRAKKPVILAGAGVLHANGSEELIKYVEQQQIPVANTLLGLGGFPADHSLFLGMAGMHGTYTANMALYDCDLLISIGARFDDRVTGNLEHFAKKATVAHIDIDPAEIGKNVPTQIPIVGDAKLVLEQLIKQDGKQGDNKEWNEQLANNKQEYPLVYNDSDTELKPQNILELIHKWTKGEAIVTTDVGQHQMWAAQYYNFKNPNKWVTSGGLGTMGFGLPAAIGAQLADRESTVVAVLGDGGFQMTLQELSVIHELNLPIKVVILNNGALGMVRQWQELFYEERYSHSKFVSQPDFVKLSEAYGIKSARIEKSDEGWEEKLKEAITSDEPVLLDIHVCKNENVYPMVASGKGLHEMVGVKL from the coding sequence ATGAGTACAAATGTACAGTTGAATAGCTCAACTGCCAAATGTACAAACACAATGTCAGGGTCATTAATGCTGATTGAAGCACTTAAACAGGAAAAAGTTGAAGTAATTTTCGGTTATCCTGGTGGTGCTGTATTACCTATTTATGATAGCTTATACGATTCAGGTATGAACCACGTATTAACTCGACATGAACAAGGTGGTATACACGCAGCAGAAGGTTATGCACGCATCTCTGGTAAGCCTGGCGTTGTGATTGCTACATCTGGTCCAGGTGCTACAAATTTAGTTACTGGATTAACAGATGCGATGATTGACTCATTACCATTAGTAGTTTTTACAGGGCAGGTTGCTTCTAGTGTAATCGGTTCAGATGCTTTCCAAGAAGCTGATATTTTGGGGATCACAACTCCAATTACAAAACATAACTATCAAGTTCGTGAAGTAAGTGAACTCCCAAGAATTATTAAAGAAGCATTTCATATTGCGACAACAGGTAGACCTGGTCCAGTATTAATTGATATTCCTAAAGATATTGCGATTTTTGAAGGGGAATTTAGCTATGATATGCCTGTTAATCTACCAGGATATCAACCAAATAGTGAACCAAATTATTTACAAATTCGCAAATTAGTGGAAGCTGTAAGTAGAGCGAAAAAACCAGTCATTTTAGCAGGAGCAGGTGTTTTACACGCAAATGGATCCGAAGAGCTAATAAAATACGTAGAACAACAGCAAATACCTGTTGCAAACACGTTACTAGGCTTAGGGGGATTCCCAGCAGATCATTCTTTATTTTTAGGAATGGCTGGAATGCATGGTACTTATACAGCTAACATGGCTCTATATGACTGTGACTTACTGATCAGTATTGGGGCAAGGTTTGATGACCGAGTTACTGGTAACTTAGAGCATTTCGCGAAAAAAGCAACAGTTGCTCATATTGATATCGATCCTGCAGAGATTGGGAAGAATGTTCCAACTCAAATCCCTATCGTTGGTGATGCAAAGCTTGTTTTAGAGCAATTAATAAAACAAGACGGAAAACAAGGCGATAATAAGGAATGGAATGAACAACTCGCTAATAATAAGCAAGAATATCCATTGGTTTATAACGATAGTGATACAGAGTTAAAACCACAAAATATCTTAGAGCTTATTCACAAGTGGACAAAAGGTGAAGCAATCGTTACAACTGATGTAGGTCAGCATCAAATGTGGGCAGCCCAATATTATAACTTTAAAAATCCTAATAAATGGGTAACATCTGGAGGACTTGGAACAATGGGCTTTGGCCTACCAGCAGCAATTGGAGCACAATTAGCTGATCGAGAATCAACTGTAGTTGCAGTTTTAGGTGATGGTGGTTTCCAAATGACACTTCAAGAGCTTTCAGTCATTCATGAATTAAACTTACCTATTAAAGTTGTTATTTTAAATAACGGAGCTTTAGGTATGGTGAGACAGTGGCAAGAATTATTTTACGAAGAAAGATACTCTCATTCGAAATTCGTATCTCAACCAGATTTCGTTAAACTATCTGAAGCTTACGGTATTAAAAGTGCTCGTATTGAGAAAAGTGATGAAGGCTGGGAAGAGAAATTGAAAGAAGCTATCACTTCAGATGAACCAGTACTTTTAGATATACATGTTTGTAAGAATGAAAATGTCTATCCTATGGTAGCCTCTGGAAAAGGGTTGCATGAAATGGTAGGTGTTAAACTATGA
- a CDS encoding metallophosphoesterase family protein: MKVLIMSDSHGLTTEIDDIKNRHIDEVDYMLHCGDSELSAESSELMAFKVVKGNCDFGSNLPDEIIEDLGENILYMTHGHLYNVKATLMNLKYRALEVNAKVACYGHSHIAGAEIIDGVLFINPGSIRLPVLRRQKTYAILDMENTLAKVTFFEVNGQKLEEISRQFTLE; the protein is encoded by the coding sequence ATGAAAGTTTTAATAATGAGTGATAGCCATGGCTTAACAACTGAAATAGATGACATTAAAAACCGTCATATCGATGAGGTTGATTATATGCTTCATTGTGGGGACTCTGAATTATCAGCTGAGAGTTCGGAGTTAATGGCATTTAAAGTTGTTAAAGGTAATTGTGATTTTGGTTCAAATTTGCCTGATGAGATAATTGAAGATCTTGGTGAAAATATTCTGTATATGACACATGGGCATTTATATAACGTTAAAGCAACATTAATGAATTTAAAATACCGAGCATTAGAGGTAAATGCGAAAGTTGCTTGTTATGGACACTCACATATTGCAGGTGCTGAGATCATTGATGGTGTTCTTTTTATTAATCCTGGTAGTATCAGGCTTCCAGTACTGCGAAGACAGAAAACGTATGCTATACTTGATATGGAAAATACATTAGCAAAGGTTACATTTTTTGAAGTTAATGGACAGAAACTTGAAGAAATTTCTCGGCAGTTTACGCTTGAATAG
- a CDS encoding XTP/dITP diphosphatase produces MKEIIIATKNQGKVKEFEALLAPIGFRVQSLLDYPDSIDVEETGKSFEENAILKAEAIAMHYQRMTIADDSGLAIDYLGGKPGIFSARYAGPDKNDQSNINKVLEDLSDVHALEDRSARFICALAISIPGEKTKTVVGTCEGYIATEPQGENGFGYDPIFILKNRNQTMANLTKEEKNQISHRAVALKKVIEVIKHS; encoded by the coding sequence GTGAAAGAGATAATTATTGCCACAAAAAATCAAGGGAAAGTAAAAGAATTTGAAGCATTGTTAGCTCCAATTGGTTTCCGTGTTCAATCACTTCTAGATTATCCTGATTCAATAGATGTAGAAGAGACAGGAAAGTCATTTGAAGAAAATGCAATATTAAAAGCAGAGGCAATTGCAATGCATTATCAGAGAATGACAATTGCAGATGATTCTGGATTAGCGATCGATTATCTAGGTGGTAAGCCGGGGATATTTTCTGCACGCTACGCAGGACCAGATAAAAATGATCAATCCAATATAAATAAAGTACTTGAAGACTTATCAGATGTACATGCTCTAGAGGACCGTTCTGCGAGGTTTATTTGTGCGTTAGCTATATCAATACCAGGTGAAAAAACAAAAACAGTTGTAGGTACATGTGAAGGGTATATCGCAACAGAGCCACAAGGGGAGAATGGGTTTGGTTATGACCCGATCTTCATATTAAAGAATAGAAATCAAACAATGGCAAACTTGACGAAAGAGGAAAAAAATCAGATTAGTCATCGTGCAGTGGCATTAAAAAAAGTAATAGAAGTCATCAAACACTCTTAA
- the rph gene encoding ribonuclease PH: protein MRHDGRRVNQLRKIDIVKDFVIHPEGSVLITFGETKVICNASIEDRVPHFMRGEGKGWITAEYSMLPRATNQRTVRESSKGKISGRTMEIQRLIGRALRAVVDLKELGERTIWIDCDVIQADGGTRTASITGAFIAMTLALGKLVNGGKLKVLPITDYLAAVSVGVDKEHGEILDLNYIEDSSAQVDMNVIMTSQGNLVELQGTGEESTFTRQQLNSMLDLAEQGIQSLVEHQKEALGDLSLIVSENMKKQVGTK from the coding sequence ATGAGACATGATGGTCGAAGAGTAAATCAATTAAGAAAAATTGACATAGTAAAGGATTTTGTCATTCACCCAGAGGGTTCAGTATTAATTACCTTCGGAGAAACGAAGGTAATATGTAACGCAAGTATCGAAGACAGAGTACCTCATTTTATGCGTGGTGAAGGCAAAGGTTGGATTACTGCTGAGTATTCTATGCTCCCGAGAGCGACTAACCAACGCACGGTAAGAGAGTCCTCAAAAGGGAAGATCAGTGGTCGGACAATGGAAATACAACGGTTAATAGGTAGGGCATTACGTGCTGTTGTAGACCTAAAAGAATTAGGTGAAAGAACGATTTGGATCGACTGTGATGTCATACAAGCTGATGGCGGAACACGAACGGCATCGATTACAGGTGCATTTATTGCAATGACATTAGCTCTTGGAAAATTAGTAAATGGCGGTAAACTTAAGGTGTTACCTATTACAGATTATCTTGCTGCCGTTTCAGTTGGGGTTGACAAAGAGCATGGAGAGATCTTAGATTTAAATTATATTGAGGATTCAAGTGCCCAAGTAGACATGAATGTCATTATGACTTCACAAGGTAATCTTGTTGAGTTGCAGGGCACAGGGGAAGAATCAACATTCACAAGGCAACAATTGAACAGTATGCTTGATCTCGCTGAACAGGGAATTCAATCACTTGTTGAGCATCAGAAAGAGGCACTAGGGGATCTATCACTTATTGTGTCGGAAAACATGAAAAAGCAGGTTGGTACAAAGTGA
- a CDS encoding GerMN domain-containing protein, which translates to MSKFNKQIAITVIASSMLLSGCGLFNAEQATKEIDPPQDVTFKEEGEQLDSEGKVEDVKGEEAAEKVTSQLYLIDKNGFVVPYSMNLPETKSVAKQALEYLVEGGPVSNILPNGFKAVLPQDTQVLGVDIKDGVAVADFSKEFNAYKKEDEAKILQAITWTLTQFDSVEKVKIWVNGHEQKEMPVNGTPIQDGVTRDSGINLDSSDVVDITNTHPLTVYYTAESDGQQYFVPVTKRVSNTETDSIVSAVEELVEGPTASTSLISDFQNGVELLSAPKYEDGKVTLDFNESIYGSSDEEQKIISSNVLQSLVLTLTEQQGIESVAVTVNGKAELINENGEKLTEPVTRPAKVNTGSF; encoded by the coding sequence ATGTCTAAATTCAACAAACAGATTGCAATCACTGTCATTGCGTCATCCATGCTACTCTCTGGTTGTGGTTTATTCAATGCAGAACAAGCTACAAAAGAAATTGATCCACCTCAAGATGTGACGTTTAAAGAAGAGGGGGAACAGTTAGATTCGGAAGGTAAAGTAGAAGATGTAAAAGGTGAAGAAGCAGCTGAAAAGGTGACGAGTCAATTATACTTAATTGATAAAAATGGATTTGTTGTCCCTTATTCGATGAATCTCCCTGAAACGAAGAGTGTTGCAAAACAAGCTTTAGAATATTTAGTAGAAGGTGGACCAGTTTCTAATATTCTTCCTAATGGATTCAAAGCAGTTCTTCCTCAGGACACACAGGTTTTAGGAGTGGATATTAAAGATGGAGTAGCAGTAGCTGACTTCTCTAAGGAATTTAATGCTTATAAAAAAGAGGATGAAGCAAAGATTTTACAAGCAATTACATGGACCTTAACTCAGTTTGACTCTGTAGAAAAAGTGAAAATATGGGTGAACGGTCATGAACAGAAAGAAATGCCTGTAAATGGTACACCAATTCAAGATGGTGTTACCCGTGATAGTGGGATCAACCTTGATTCAAGTGATGTAGTTGATATTACAAATACTCATCCGTTAACAGTTTATTACACTGCTGAATCAGATGGTCAACAGTACTTTGTACCAGTAACAAAGCGTGTTAGCAATACTGAAACAGATTCAATTGTTTCTGCTGTAGAAGAACTTGTTGAGGGTCCGACTGCTTCAACAAGTCTAATAAGTGACTTCCAAAATGGTGTTGAATTATTAAGTGCACCAAAATATGAAGATGGAAAAGTAACATTAGATTTTAACGAATCAATTTATGGAAGCTCTGATGAAGAACAAAAAATAATATCTTCTAATGTACTTCAATCTCTTGTATTGACATTAACTGAACAACAAGGAATTGAAAGTGTGGCTGTAACTGTCAATGGAAAAGCAGAATTAATAAATGAAAATGGAGAAAAGCTAACAGAACCTGTTACAAGACCTGCTAAAGTGAACACAGGTAGTTTTTAA
- the racE gene encoding glutamate racemase — protein sequence MKSPIGVIDSGVGGLTVAKEIMRQLPKEEIIYLGDTARCPYGPRPAEEVRRFTWELTNYLLENHHIKMLVIACNTATAIALHEIQEKVNIPVIGVIFPGARTAVKVTKNEQIGVIGTLNTIKSAAYETALKTLNNNLTIESLACPKFVPLVESGEYEGKEAELIVEESLASFKDLKIDTLILGCTHYPILQHHIEEFMGQAVRIICSGDETAREVSTILSFKKALNQSSGKREHLFLTTGPQKLFEKIATKWFEHPIENIRTISLDNVENLKA from the coding sequence TTGAAAAGTCCAATCGGTGTCATTGATTCTGGAGTCGGCGGTTTAACAGTTGCAAAAGAAATAATGAGACAATTACCAAAAGAAGAAATTATCTATTTAGGGGATACAGCTCGGTGTCCTTATGGTCCTAGGCCTGCTGAAGAGGTACGTCGTTTCACGTGGGAATTAACAAATTACTTATTAGAAAATCATCATATAAAAATGCTAGTCATTGCTTGCAATACAGCCACAGCTATCGCTCTACATGAAATTCAAGAAAAAGTAAACATTCCTGTTATTGGAGTTATTTTCCCAGGAGCTAGAACGGCTGTAAAAGTAACGAAAAATGAACAAATCGGTGTTATTGGAACATTGAATACAATTAAAAGTGCTGCTTATGAAACAGCCCTTAAAACGCTAAATAATAATTTAACTATAGAGAGCTTAGCATGCCCTAAATTTGTGCCACTAGTTGAAAGTGGTGAATATGAAGGGAAAGAAGCAGAGTTAATTGTTGAAGAATCATTAGCTTCTTTTAAAGATCTTAAAATAGACACGCTAATTCTCGGGTGCACACATTATCCAATTCTTCAGCATCATATCGAGGAATTTATGGGACAAGCGGTAAGAATTATTTGTTCTGGTGATGAAACTGCTAGAGAGGTTAGTACGATTTTATCGTTTAAAAAGGCTCTAAATCAATCTTCTGGTAAACGTGAGCATTTGTTCTTAACAACAGGACCTCAAAAATTATTTGAGAAAATTGCTACTAAATGGTTTGAACATCCTATTGAAAATATCCGCACAATTTCATTGGATAATGTAGAGAATTTAAAAGCTTAA
- a CDS encoding MarR family winged helix-turn-helix transcriptional regulator: protein MTNYASVNEQTVADLEKALRHISAIIKQKGREILNDYTITPPQFVALQWLWENGDLTIGELSNKMYLACSTTTDLVDRMEKNQLVLRVKDPKDRRVVRIHLLQEGERIIEEVIAKRQHYLKDMLVTFEEKELSILEKSLIKLQHEMREE, encoded by the coding sequence ATGACAAATTATGCAAGTGTTAACGAACAAACCGTAGCTGATCTAGAAAAGGCGCTACGTCACATATCTGCTATTATAAAGCAAAAGGGCCGGGAAATATTAAACGATTATACCATCACTCCCCCTCAATTCGTTGCCTTACAATGGCTTTGGGAAAATGGGGACTTAACAATTGGTGAGCTTTCTAATAAAATGTACTTAGCGTGTAGTACAACGACAGATTTAGTAGATCGTATGGAAAAAAACCAATTAGTCTTAAGAGTGAAAGACCCAAAAGATCGAAGAGTTGTACGAATACATTTATTACAAGAGGGCGAACGTATTATTGAAGAAGTAATTGCTAAACGTCAACATTACTTAAAAGATATGCTCGTTACATTTGAAGAAAAAGAATTATCCATTTTGGAAAAATCGTTAATCAAGTTACAACATGAAATGAGAGAAGAATGA
- the gerE gene encoding spore germination transcription factor GerE → MKEKEFQSKPLLTKREREVFELLVQDKTTKEIASELFISEKTVRNHISNAMQKLGVKGRSQAVVELLRMGELEL, encoded by the coding sequence TTGAAAGAGAAAGAGTTTCAATCAAAGCCATTACTCACGAAAAGAGAGAGAGAAGTATTCGAATTGTTAGTTCAAGATAAGACAACAAAGGAGATTGCTAGCGAGCTCTTCATAAGCGAAAAAACGGTTCGGAACCATATCTCGAATGCGATGCAAAAGCTTGGTGTTAAGGGACGTTCTCAAGCGGTTGTTGAGCTCCTTAGAATGGGTGAACTAGAGCTCTAA
- a CDS encoding acyl-CoA thioesterase family protein: MKINRIGTSSVDLNYLGINQNRESLFVGRGTVVQIAKHTGKSVPWSQEDKKRMHELEELAKL, translated from the coding sequence GTGAAAATAAATCGAATTGGAACATCATCTGTTGATTTGAATTACTTAGGAATAAATCAAAACAGGGAGAGTCTTTTTGTAGGGCGAGGAACTGTCGTACAGATTGCAAAGCATACGGGCAAAAGTGTTCCGTGGTCTCAAGAAGATAAAAAGAGAATGCACGAATTAGAAGAACTAGCAAAATTGTAA
- the sdhB gene encoding succinate dehydrogenase iron-sulfur subunit, with product MSENKVVQFIITRQESPEAAPYQEKFEIPYRPNMNVISALMEIRRNPVNAEGKETTPINWDMNCLEEVCGACSMVINGKPRQSCSALVDQLEQPIRLEPMRTFPVVRDLQVDRKRMFDSLKKVKAWIPVDGTYDLGPGPRMPEKKRQWAYELSKCMTCGVCLEACPNVNSKSNFIGPAPLSQVRLFNAHPTGEMNKSERLEAIMGDGGLANCGNSQNCVQSCPKGIPLTTSIAALNRDTTIQSFRNFFGSDQG from the coding sequence ATGAGCGAGAATAAAGTAGTTCAATTTATTATAACCCGTCAAGAATCACCAGAAGCAGCGCCTTATCAGGAAAAATTTGAAATTCCATATCGCCCGAATATGAACGTTATCTCAGCACTTATGGAAATTCGTAGAAATCCTGTAAATGCGGAAGGGAAAGAAACAACTCCTATTAACTGGGATATGAACTGCTTGGAGGAAGTATGTGGAGCTTGTTCGATGGTAATAAATGGAAAGCCTCGTCAATCTTGTTCAGCGCTAGTTGACCAACTTGAACAGCCAATCCGCCTTGAACCAATGCGTACATTCCCTGTAGTACGTGACTTGCAAGTTGATCGGAAGCGCATGTTTGATTCACTTAAGAAGGTTAAAGCTTGGATTCCAGTTGATGGTACGTATGATTTAGGTCCTGGACCACGTATGCCTGAGAAAAAACGTCAATGGGCATATGAATTATCAAAATGTATGACATGTGGTGTGTGCTTAGAGGCTTGCCCAAATGTAAATAGTAAATCTAATTTCATTGGTCCTGCTCCTTTATCACAAGTCCGTTTGTTTAATGCTCATCCAACTGGTGAGATGAATAAATCAGAGCGTCTTGAAGCAATTATGGGTGATGGTGGTTTAGCGAACTGTGGAAATTCACAAAACTGCGTGCAGTCGTGTCCTAAGGGGATTCCTTTGACAACATCAATCGCAGCATTAAATCGTGATACAACGATACAATCATTCCGTAATTTCTTTGGTAGTGACCAAGGTTAA